The Magnolia sinica isolate HGM2019 chromosome 9, MsV1, whole genome shotgun sequence sequence GACTTTTGATTTGCAGCCTACAAATAGACAGTTttgaagagaaatacaatgaCAATCCATATtcaacttaaaaaaaaataaaaataaaaaaaatcccaagattgatggctaggatctctgTTTGGGAACTTTTCAGGGCATGGTCATCCACGATGGGCCACAAAAGACCAATAGTTTGGATTATTGAACCATGCGCACCGCTTGTCAAAATTGAAAACTTGTGTATACAGTCAAagtaatgcaggggtattttcacactgggctcaagtggggtggcttgtgggatatAGGGGCACACTAGGGGTGGGCGGTcagtgtgaggcgggtggctcgtgggagtcgagacccatgtgatgtggggcccacaagggggttcggcaaaggacctaacccatgggaagtggggcctgggctatgagataaagggattgattcgccacactctatcaattcgagcttttagagcaagtggttagttgtcttgcgtCAAAgcggtatcagagcaggaggtctcatgtttgagacCCCTCACCGAAAGTGATTAAAGCAGCCCCATTttggggcacactcggggtgggcgggctATGAGATAACATGTTTGATTCGCCAGGCACATTGCATACCTAAAATACCATGCCCATATGACCGTCCTATAGAAATATCATGGGTTCTCCCAATTGTACAAAATGGATGCCTCAGGATACTATCCACATTCTGATGCATCACAATTCTATAGCTCCTCTCCACCCAAATATTTGATCTCTCAATTACCCCTCAAAAAAAGTTAGAAAAGAAAAACATCTAAAGATTATAACTCAACCTGAAACAATAAGTCAGTTGTAGTGCTCCTAGATGCATCCAAACATTTAAATACTCGAAACGATCAACCCCATGTTCAGCATATATTTCAGGGGCTACAAAGTGAAAGTCACAcaaattggatgatccaatccatacatGAGTTGGCCTTGCTTCATATAGCCATTTGTTTCCAAGCATGGATGTGatgcttaggggtcgtttggcaacaCCAGTTTGGGTGTATTTGAGTGCATTCGGAATCCAAAAGTTGTTTGGCAACATGGATTCGGGAGTAAATGGAATCAGAGGTAAATGAAATACAAAGCTTTGGTGGGTTTTGAAATCACCCTTTTGCTGTGATTCCAATGTAATCGGagtgaaatgcctttttttttattttataaaaaggtTTGGAGAGTCACGCGTGTATGAAAGGTGTTGCTAAGCTACTAATccattgtacacatggcacacagatgataccttaaaataatcaaattataGACTGCATCACTAAATCACATTTAATAAAAATGATCCAATCTGTCCAAACATtgaccatgtaaatcaacagttaaaaaagCTAGGAATCTCGTCACGTTTGGCCAAAGTACATATTTCAATGGGCTCATTACAATCATTCTGACAAATATttatgtacactaatttgggatattaaagttgattaagtaattaaattcaagTTCCTGTAAATATAATACAGAATTTCAACACATTCCTATTTTTCGATTCCGGCAAATTCAAATTACAGGCTGACAAACACAACTTAGGATTCGGAGACACCTTAATTAATGATTTGGATCCAATATATTCCAAATACAAGATCGCAAATGAGCCCTTAGGATTCTCTGATAGAAGCGATTCTTTACTCTTTAGGTTGTCTGGATAGAGGAAAACTAATAGGTGGTACAAAAAAAAGTAACCTGGAATCCTCATGAAATGAAAACCCATGGATTCTGATTTTTCTTTGGTTGTTTGTTTTGGTTTTCACATTCACATTGATTCCACATAAGGTCACCTTGAACAGTCACATTGTGTGTCTTCTCCACCTCAGAAAATGAATGTAAAAACAGTGAAATGGAAACTGATTTCCAAGGCTACTTTTTCTTTCCTCAGAACGGAGAAAAGGCAGGTTTTCCACGGACACCAATTTCATTTCCAGGGTTTTCCACATCCCTAAACACCCCATTAGCACCATAAGAAATCAACACACAGACTgttgattagacctatttttttataataatcaCAACCGTGCATTTCATTGGCTACTGATCAGATGGTTcgaatcatccaatcagtgtaatttttacatggtagcccatgaaatatgtGTTGCGCCTAGTGGACGGCCTAGATCATACAaatggactgtccaagtgtcccaatgcaagtaGGAGCATAACAGAAATCAAGATTTTAGATTTCTACTAAGGATTTTTTTAGGGAAGGATGGATTGTTACTTACCATCATGAGGAGCTTGGCGAGGAGGGCGACGGCAACGGCAGTGAGAACCATCGGCATCGTAGCAGTGTCGAGAAATGAGGTGGATTCGGGGACGTGGACAATGAAATCGTCTTTTCTAGGGTTTCGCTTCTTGCCGGTCTTCCGAATCTTCTCCAATTCCGCTATTTTTCTCTTCAGGGTTTCAGAAGGAGGGTTTTGGGATGAAGAAAAGGAGGTCGTGTGTAAGGCCCTATGGTACGATCTCAAGATCGTACGGACGCCCACAAACATCTCCCTCTCTATCTCACGCATATGAAGAAGTGGGGAAAAATGGTGACTGGTGGAAGAGCTGTGAGCTCTGGGAATGAGAAATGGGAAGAGCACGAGGGGCCGCGCGGCACACGTGCTTACTCACATGCGAGTCACGTGTGattaggacgcggattgcatcctaccgtgacgtatgtgcttcatccgtgccgtccatccatatttgtagatcattttaaggcatgagcccaaaaatgaggaagatctaaggttcaattgggccacaccacaggaagcagcggtgataatgaagccaccgttgaaaccttccaggacccaccgtgatgtttattttccatccaacctgttcataaggtcccacggacctggatgaaggaaaacacaaatatcagcttgctaaaaaaaaaaaacttcggtggctcctaagaagttttcaaccgtaagcaTCAAATCACCATagttttttttggtgtggtccacttaagtcttggatctgcctcctctCTGAGCtcatgtaaaatgaatggatggtgtagataaaacacataaatcacaatggcccCAACGGAGCCCTTCCCTGGACTGAATCATCTTCACAGGCGCAGTACGCAATCCGAGGCCGTACCATGGGTTGCGAATAGCGGGGTACACGAGCCGAACTAGCTTGGTTAGCTGGctagactcgactcgaaaaaggtCGATTCGACTCactttgaagctgagttcgaggcaggctgagtcaagctgattttttaagctcgaaaatgggTTTGAGGCAAGTTCTAAAATGTTGCagtggcgaacttggctcgaactagcccgagctgctgaccaaaccaaaccaagctagccagtcaggctcgaggaccaagccgagcccagttcgagctaaggtcagctagtggccgagccgagcgacttagttcaactcgatgtacacccctagttgcgAATACGTTGGTTTGGATTGGGTCGGGTTAAGGGTAAACCGAGCCCAACTTGACATAAAGGGGACTCAACCCTATTTAGCACTTgtatagtgtcacgccccaaaattcggtacCCAAGTTGGCGAGGTCCGAGCCCGAATTTTAAGACTGTGAGttgtatttaaacaaatatacgACACAACTCACATTattttcatacatttttaaagcaatcagagcaactaaaaaGATACTaataattatcattaaatattgtccactaatcaatccttgaatctttaattacattgacattcaaaaataaataataacaacatacattgaattttaagaaatccttaaataaacaaaaggaaaagTCTTCGATCTTGCCCAATTGGCTCTACATCAGCATGTAACGAATAATAGATAATGAAAATTCGAGTCGTAATGCATAGTATCGCATGCCAGTAAGGGCCTCGCACGAAGGGCCATAACTCAcattagtcccatacctaacatGAGAAGTGATTTTAAAATGATAGACTCCTGATCCCGAATAGTCTCATACCTATTGGGGATCGTAGCTCACGAACATGTGCACCAAAACTGTATTTACTTATCCATAACTTGAATATAAAAGGACATTAATATTCTACTAATAATAAATGAAATTATtaaaatgaattcaaataaaacaaaataacttTTGATCTGTTTTTGGGCTTTACTAGGGCAGAGCACACATGCACCCATTTTAGGTATTAACCCAAGGCAGAGCACCATGACCATTTTAGACCTCTCAGGGCAGAGCACACATGCACCCATTTTAGGTATTAACCCAAGGCAGAGCACCATGACCATTTTGGACCTCTCAGGGCAGAGCATCGTGCATCCAACATTTTAGGGAGTTTGGGCAGAGCACCCACGTGTATATTCACTTAATCTTAAATAAAGAAAATACGACTTTCATCCTGGAACACGAGTCATGGATCGAATATTTAGATATGACACATCATGGAACACGGGCCAAGGAAACAATTGCTAAAATTTAAAATGCGGCACAAAATAAACATCCTTTTCGGGAACGACCCGGGCAGAGCACCTATAATAACTTGATCCTTTCTAGGGTAGAGCACCCATAACAACTTGATCATTTCTAGAGTAGAGCACCCATAACTTGATCATATTTAAAAGCAGGTAGCAATAATCAATTGAATTAATTTCACATattaataatcaaataaatgtattttattttacgtgcaaccaaaatcaaataacttaaattaataatataaaataaataatcaatggaaATCAAAATACATACTAATATAGGCTTTTC is a genomic window containing:
- the LOC131255844 gene encoding uncharacterized protein LOC131255844 — protein: MREIEREMFVGVRTILRSYHRALHTTSFSSSQNPPSETLKRKIAELEKIRKTGKKRNPRKDDFIVHVPESTSFLDTATMPMVLTAVAVALLAKLLMMYDESNAQERIERKIQKAPAEQGTVRMLSREEWEEIQEVRPRTPFESKLARPNARVRTGEPLSMEDVKDWTIDVLTDALTRVEETVRRGTKDK